The Elusimicrobiota bacterium genome window below encodes:
- a CDS encoding cation:dicarboxylase symporter family transporter, which yields MFLLVSPGTGPYEALAQTLPIPAASTPLSPVGVIAIGAGVRLGGTLAEIRTPGGLSVLGIALPSLQVPAVSPSVKAPSAAAPQAKSEAARLLLAPAAALRRSAADAVSPAKGAQEGREGPQTPLSVLEQLAVPARSALEASGSADAAPIERMAAAFDGGAGKAGRALDAVPVSAAEAGAPGRLPGLSSSVGRAALKKGGSSGIKAPGSGQKTLSLWKVLKENRFLIAAAAGAAVGLAGINLGTLPVLSLLPGLFFGGLPWLAAPFIGLNVYKSFAHYSVVKESRTLLGFLVITVAGLAISAGVTMAMTSLLPVVNPASFAAAAIPGLADGGFSPMQFMLPIIGLFTGAALLYKRARGVQDGSAGPSDGTGWRGALRRLYDRAAGLVVNGRTAPFLVKAGRLGEKAADLVNVVFPRFIDIVGIPAVAVLLSMTMATGGLGLLSTFGGYYITAFAGMAVGFIAMLAVYFAFGARAKDFKELLKAALVGFSISSSSATMPTEKEALKAMGVSRKTREAVVPLGGVFNMYGTALYMGLTAFYALSMFGAAPTLAQYLNTALTVLVIAMGAPGIPASNITLLEPVLRQTGLEAGQINKVYTMILPADRILDMVQTALNVLGDMLPAVEQDRKRLRYVRAKNISEIRRKRAEEERAKNPGGRALESR from the coding sequence GTGTTCCTCCTCGTTTCTCCGGGAACGGGGCCTTACGAGGCGCTGGCGCAGACCCTGCCGATCCCCGCGGCTTCGACTCCGTTAAGCCCGGTCGGAGTCATTGCGATCGGGGCGGGCGTCCGGCTCGGCGGCACGCTCGCGGAGATCCGGACGCCGGGCGGTCTTTCGGTCCTCGGGATCGCGCTGCCCTCCCTGCAGGTTCCCGCAGTTTCCCCTTCCGTCAAGGCGCCGAGCGCCGCGGCGCCTCAGGCGAAAAGCGAGGCCGCGCGGCTCCTCCTCGCGCCCGCCGCCGCCCTGCGGCGCTCCGCCGCGGACGCGGTCTCCCCGGCGAAAGGGGCGCAAGAGGGGCGCGAAGGCCCGCAGACCCCGCTTTCGGTCCTTGAACAGCTCGCGGTCCCGGCGCGCTCGGCCCTTGAAGCGTCCGGCTCCGCGGACGCGGCCCCCATCGAGCGCATGGCTGCCGCGTTCGACGGCGGCGCGGGGAAGGCCGGCCGGGCCTTGGACGCCGTCCCCGTGTCGGCTGCGGAGGCCGGAGCGCCGGGCCGTCTCCCGGGCCTGAGCTCCTCGGTCGGCCGCGCCGCGCTCAAGAAGGGAGGAAGCTCCGGAATCAAGGCGCCGGGGTCCGGCCAGAAGACGCTCTCGCTCTGGAAGGTCCTCAAGGAGAACCGCTTCCTCATCGCGGCCGCCGCGGGCGCCGCCGTCGGACTCGCGGGCATCAACCTCGGCACGCTCCCGGTCCTGAGCCTCCTGCCCGGGCTGTTCTTCGGCGGCCTGCCCTGGCTGGCCGCGCCCTTCATCGGCCTCAACGTGTACAAGTCCTTCGCGCATTACAGCGTCGTGAAGGAATCGCGCACCTTGCTGGGCTTCCTCGTGATCACCGTGGCGGGCCTCGCGATCTCGGCGGGCGTCACCATGGCGATGACGAGCCTGCTCCCCGTCGTGAACCCGGCGAGCTTCGCGGCCGCGGCCATCCCCGGTCTGGCGGACGGGGGCTTCAGCCCCATGCAGTTCATGCTTCCGATCATCGGCCTGTTCACCGGCGCGGCGCTCCTCTACAAGCGCGCGCGCGGCGTCCAGGACGGCTCGGCGGGACCGAGCGACGGGACCGGCTGGAGAGGGGCGCTCCGGCGCCTCTATGACCGGGCGGCCGGGCTCGTGGTCAACGGCCGCACCGCGCCCTTCCTCGTGAAGGCCGGCCGGCTGGGAGAGAAGGCGGCCGACCTCGTCAACGTCGTCTTCCCCAGGTTCATCGACATCGTGGGCATCCCCGCCGTGGCGGTCCTGCTCTCGATGACCATGGCCACGGGCGGACTCGGCCTGCTGAGCACTTTCGGAGGCTATTACATCACCGCCTTCGCCGGCATGGCCGTCGGCTTCATCGCGATGCTGGCCGTCTATTTCGCCTTCGGCGCGCGCGCCAAGGACTTCAAGGAGCTGCTCAAGGCCGCGCTCGTCGGCTTCAGCATCTCCTCGAGCAGCGCGACGATGCCGACGGAGAAGGAGGCCCTCAAGGCCATGGGCGTCTCCCGCAAGACGCGCGAGGCCGTGGTGCCGCTGGGCGGGGTGTTCAACATGTACGGCACCGCGCTCTACATGGGCCTGACGGCGTTCTACGCGCTGTCGATGTTCGGCGCGGCGCCGACCCTCGCGCAGTATCTGAACACCGCCCTCACGGTCCTCGTCATCGCGATGGGCGCGCCCGGGATCCCCGCCTCCAACATCACCCTGCTCGAGCCGGTGCTCCGCCAGACCGGCCTGGAGGCCGGGCAGATCAACAAGGTCTACACGATGATCCTTCCCGCCGACCGCATCCTGGACATGGTGCAGACGGCGCTCAACGTCCTGGGCGACATGCTCCCGGCCGTGGAGCAGGACCGCAAGCGCCTGCGCTACGTCCGCGCGAAGAACATCTCGGAGATCCGCCGCAAGCGCGCCGAAGAAGAGCGCGCAAAGAACCCGGGAGGCCGAGCTCTCGAAAGCCGCTGA
- a CDS encoding transposase, translating to MGRPQRIQFSGACYHVTLHGNNRQDIFLGNQDRRSYLQLLRDYRERFGLKVYAYCLMQNSVQLVLETPQPNLARVMQGFNTAYTKFFNQQHGTLGHVFQGRYQAMLIDKENRLLDVTIHVHLSPMHEGLREKPWRYLWSSCAAYVESGEKEPLVDSQEVLRRIAKIRLKQSVLYLHMLKERARQGVAPLHPESGSFLGDARFAEEARKAAGLSGSFERVGSVERAREILEETVRKHGVDSERLLGRGQWRDLTPARREAVYRIWKEARLGVTEIGRMFNRTPSAISQIVRFMEMGDKKAD from the coding sequence ATGGGAAGACCTCAACGCATCCAGTTCTCCGGCGCCTGCTATCATGTCACCCTTCACGGGAACAACCGGCAGGACATCTTCCTGGGCAACCAGGACCGCCGAAGCTATCTTCAGCTGCTTCGGGACTACCGGGAGCGTTTCGGCCTCAAGGTCTACGCCTACTGCCTCATGCAGAACTCGGTGCAGCTCGTCCTGGAGACGCCTCAGCCGAACCTCGCGCGCGTCATGCAGGGCTTCAACACGGCCTACACCAAGTTCTTCAATCAGCAGCACGGCACCCTCGGGCACGTCTTCCAGGGCCGCTACCAGGCCATGCTCATCGACAAGGAGAACCGCCTCCTCGACGTGACCATCCACGTCCACCTCTCGCCCATGCACGAGGGGCTGCGCGAGAAGCCCTGGCGCTACCTCTGGTCCTCCTGCGCCGCCTACGTGGAATCGGGGGAAAAGGAGCCCCTGGTGGATTCTCAGGAAGTGCTCCGCCGCATCGCGAAGATCCGCCTCAAGCAGTCGGTGCTGTACCTCCACATGCTCAAGGAGCGCGCCCGCCAGGGCGTCGCGCCGCTGCATCCCGAGTCCGGCTCCTTCCTCGGCGACGCCCGCTTCGCCGAGGAGGCCCGCAAGGCCGCCGGGCTCTCCGGGAGCTTCGAGCGGGTCGGCTCGGTCGAGCGCGCCCGCGAGATCCTCGAGGAGACCGTCCGCAAGCACGGGGTGGACTCCGAGCGCCTGCTCGGCCGCGGGCAGTGGCGGGACCTCACGCCGGCCCGGCGGGAGGCCGTCTACCGCATCTGGAAGGAGGCCCGACTCGGCGTCACCGAGATCGGACGGATGTTCAACCGCACGCCTTCCGCCATCAGTCAGATCGTCCGCTTCATGGAAATGGGCGACAAGAAAGCTGATTAG